In Castor canadensis chromosome 11, mCasCan1.hap1v2, whole genome shotgun sequence, a single genomic region encodes these proteins:
- the Cenpv gene encoding centromere protein V isoform X3 translates to MRRARSVVATKQRGQRRSGASTAPVAAASASDNSRARRSSSRAGGRSRAASRPPSAKRRPKLSPPRAQEAGPEEPPAAELALLPPPPPPTPATPTSSVSTLDLGEQRERWETFQKRQRLNFEGAAKLLLDTYEYQGLVKHTGGCHCGAVRFEVWASADLHIFDCNCSICKKKQNRHFIVPASRFKLLKELPHTAWMRALYGVWSLKSSMAVTGRRP, encoded by the exons ATGCGGCGGGCAAGGAGCGTTGTGGCCACCAAGCAGCGCGGGCAGAGGCGATCGGGGGCTTCCACGGCCCCCGTGGCCGCCGCTTCTGCTTCGGACAACAGCCGCGCACGGCGCTCCAGCAGCAGGGCCGGGGGTAGGAGCCGGGCGGCGAGCAGACCGCCGTCGGCGAAGCGGCGGCCGAAACTGTCGCCGCCGCGGGCCCAGGAGGCGGGCCCCGAGGAGCCGCCGGCGGCGGAGTTGGCCCTactcccgccgccgccgcccccgacCCCGGCGACCCCGACGTCCTCAGTGTCCACGCTGGACCTGGGCGAGCAGCGGGAGCGCTGGGAGACGTTCCAGAAACGGCAGAGGCTTAACTTCGAGGGCGCAGCCAAGCTCCTGCTGGATACCTA tGAGTACCAAGGCCTGGTGAAGCACACAGGAGGTTGCCACTGTGGAGCAGTTCGTTTTGAAGTCTGGGCCTCAGCAGATTTACACATCTTTGACTGCAA CTGCAGCATTTGCAAGAAGAAGCAGAATAGACACTTCATTGTTCCAGCATCTCGATTCAAGCTCCTGAAG GAATTGCCCCACACTGCCTGGATGAGGGCACTGTACGGAGTGTGGTCACTGAAGAGTTCAATGGCAGTGACTGGGAGAAGGCCATGA
- the Cenpv gene encoding centromere protein V isoform X1 produces MRRARSVVATKQRGQRRSGASTAPVAAASASDNSRARRSSSRAGGRSRAASRPPSAKRRPKLSPPRAQEAGPEEPPAAELALLPPPPPPTPATPTSSVSTLDLGEQRERWETFQKRQRLNFEGAAKLLLDTYEYQGLVKHTGGCHCGAVRFEVWASADLHIFDCNCSICKKKQNRHFIVPASRFKLLKGAESITTYTFNTHKAQHTFCKRCGVQSFYTPRSNPGGFGIAPHCLDEGTVRSVVTEEFNGSDWEKAMKEHKTIKNMSKE; encoded by the exons ATGCGGCGGGCAAGGAGCGTTGTGGCCACCAAGCAGCGCGGGCAGAGGCGATCGGGGGCTTCCACGGCCCCCGTGGCCGCCGCTTCTGCTTCGGACAACAGCCGCGCACGGCGCTCCAGCAGCAGGGCCGGGGGTAGGAGCCGGGCGGCGAGCAGACCGCCGTCGGCGAAGCGGCGGCCGAAACTGTCGCCGCCGCGGGCCCAGGAGGCGGGCCCCGAGGAGCCGCCGGCGGCGGAGTTGGCCCTactcccgccgccgccgcccccgacCCCGGCGACCCCGACGTCCTCAGTGTCCACGCTGGACCTGGGCGAGCAGCGGGAGCGCTGGGAGACGTTCCAGAAACGGCAGAGGCTTAACTTCGAGGGCGCAGCCAAGCTCCTGCTGGATACCTA tGAGTACCAAGGCCTGGTGAAGCACACAGGAGGTTGCCACTGTGGAGCAGTTCGTTTTGAAGTCTGGGCCTCAGCAGATTTACACATCTTTGACTGCAA CTGCAGCATTTGCAAGAAGAAGCAGAATAGACACTTCATTGTTCCAGCATCTCGATTCAAGCTCCTGAAG GGAGCTGAGAGCATAACCACTTACACGTTCAACACGCACAAAGCCCAGCATACCTTCTGTAAGAGATGCGGTGTTCAGAGCTTCTATACTCCCCGCTCCAACCCTGGAGGCTTCG GAATTGCCCCACACTGCCTGGATGAGGGCACTGTACGGAGTGTGGTCACTGAAGAGTTCAATGGCAGTGACTGGGAGAAGGCCATGAAGGAGCACAAGACCATCAAGAACATGTCGAAAGAGTGA